In a single window of the Lodderomyces elongisporus chromosome 4, complete sequence genome:
- the ERV14 gene encoding COPII-coated vesicle protein, whose amino-acid sequence MNGEGWLFILAVVANAVNLFSQVFFTIMYSDLECDYINPIELCNKLNPWFMPEAGLHAFITALFLVNGYWFCFLLNLPLLAYNVNKFYTKNHLLDATEIFRTLSKHKKESFLKLGFHLLMFFFYLYRMIMALVNDEH is encoded by the exons atgAACGGCGAAGGATG GTTATTTATTCTAGCAGTTGTTGCCAATGCTGTCAACTTATTCTCGCAGGTGTTTTTCACCATCATGTATTCCGATTTGGAGTGCGACTACATCAACCCTATTGAGTTGTGTAATAAGTTGAACCCATGGTTCATGCCGGAAGCTGGTTTGCATGCGTTCATCACCGCATTGTTCTTGGTCAATGGATACTGGTTCTGCTTCTTGCTCAACTTGCCATTGCTTGCATACAATGTCAACAAGTTTTACACAAAGAACCACTTGTTGGATGCCACAGAGATTTTCAGAACTTTGTCCAAGCACAAGAAGGAAAGTTTCCTCAAGTTGGGTTTccatttgttgatgttcttcttttacttgTACAGAATGATCATGGCATTGGTTAATGACGAACattga